A single genomic interval of Juglans regia cultivar Chandler chromosome 1, Walnut 2.0, whole genome shotgun sequence harbors:
- the LOC108991095 gene encoding respiratory burst oxidase homolog protein E — MKLSSSSSFGRSSSKRSSCSRAFELLDVDLEDRSGGGVVGGAMLPIFLNDLRRNNDQDTVEVTLELEDDSIVVCSVTPTTATAEPAAGTSEGVFGRSHSVTSRIRRKFPWLRSPSFSRASTTSETEEHNKITARDVRRMKARLQRTRSSAQQALKGLRFISNSTISGACEEELWRKVEARFESLAKEGLLGKEEFGECIGMGRESKEFAVGIFDALARRRRQKIAKITKEELYDFWLQISDQSFDARLQIFFDMADSNEDGRITREEVQELIMLSASANKLSKLKEQAEEYASLIMEELDPENLGYIELWQLETLLLQRDTYMNYSRPLSTASVGWSQNIGSLRPKNVMRRATETLRCLIIENWQRGWILLLWLLTMAGLFAWKFNQYRSRAAFQVMGYCLATAKGAAETLKLNMALILLPVCRNTLTWLRSTRARSFVPFDDNINFHKMIACAIAIGVFLHAGNHLACDFPRLVNSSPEDFALISTDFDRNKKPTYKDLLSGVEGVTGISMVVLMAISFILATSHFRRNVVRLPAPFNRLTGFNAFWYSHHLLGLVYVLLLVHGTCLFLAHQWNQKTTWMYISVPLLLYVAERTVRTCRSEHYSVKVLKVSVLPGNVFSLIMSKPQGFKYKSGQYIFLQCPLISPFEWHPFSITSAPGDDHLSVHIRTVGDWTQELKRIFTESDYLTSISSRARFSLLGQMDQRGQPRVLVDGPYGAPAQDYKNYDVLLLVGLGIGATPFISILRDLLHNTRLEEQLDSNTETSRSDESLNSFTSSNLTPGGKRKWQRCKNAHFYWVTREPGSFEWFKGVMDEVAEIDYKGQIELHNYLTSVYEEYDARSTLITMVQALNHAKHGVDILSGTRVRTHFARPNWKEVFTKIASKHPYATVGVFYCGMPVLAKELKKLSRELSHKTSTRFEFHKEYF, encoded by the exons ATGAAgttgtcgtcgtcgtcgtctttTGGAAGAAGCAGCTCAAAACGGTCCAGTTGCAGCCGGGCATTCGAGCTACTGGACGTCGACCTTGAAGACCGCTCCGGAGGCGGAGTCGTTGGTGGAGCAATGCTGCCGATATTTCTCAACGACCTGAGACGAAACAATGACCAAGACACGGTTGAAGTCACACTAGAGCTCGAGGACGACTCCATTGTTGTCTGCAGCGTTACGCCGACGACGGCCACAGCAGAGCCTGCGGCAGGGACGTCAGAAGGAGTTTTTGGGAGGAGCCACTCGGTGACGTCCAGAATCCGCCGGAAATTCCCGTGGCTGAGATCCCCGTCCTTTTCGCGGGCGTCGACGACGTCGGAAACGGAGGAGCATAACAAAATAACCGCTCGCGACGTTCGCAGGATGAAAGCGAGACTTCAACGGACGAGATCGAGCGCACAGCAGGCTCTCAAAGGACTAAGATTTATTAGCAACAGTACCATTAGCGGAGCTTGCGAAGAAGAGTTATGGAGGAAAGTTGAGGCGAGGTTCGAGTCACTAGCCAAGGAAGGCTTGCTTGGTAAAGAAGAATTCGGAGAATGCATAG GGATGGGCAGGGAGTCGAAGGAGTTTGCGGTGGGGATATTCGATGCATTGGCGCGGAGGCGGAGACAGAAGATAGCCAAGATTACAAAAGAAGAGCTTTACGACTTCTGGTTGCAGATTTCAGACCAGAGCTTCGACGCTCGGCTTCAGATATTCTTTGACAT GGCAGATAGCAACGAGGATGGAAGAATTACAAGGGAGGAGGTACAGGAg CTTATAATGCTCAGTGCTTCTGCAAACAAACTATCCAAGTTGAAAGAACAGGCAGAAGAATACGCTTCATTGATTATGGAAGAGCTTGATCCAGAAAACCTCGGATACATTGAG TTATGGCAGTTGGAAACACTGCTGCTTCAAAGAGACACTTACATGAATTACAGCAGACCACTCAGCACAGCAAGTGTAGGCTGGAGTCAGAACATCGGTTCCTTGAGGCCAAAGAATGTGATGCGAAGAGCAACCGAGACACTCCGATGTCTCATAATAGAGAATTGGCAGAGGGGTTGGATTTTGTTGTTGTGGTTGCTAACCATGGCAGGTCTCTTTGCCTGGAAATTCAACCAATACAGGAGTAGGGCTGCTTTTCAGGTCATGGGATATTGCTTGGCGACAGCCAAAGGGGCTGCAGAGACTCTGAAACTCAACATGGCTCTCATCCTCTTACCTGTTTGTCGAAATACCCTGACATGGCTTCGGTCCACAAGAGCCAGATCCTTTGTCCCCTTTGACGACAACATCAATTTCCACAAG ATGATTGCATGTGCTATAGCCATTGGAGTGTTCCTTCATGCAGGAAACCATCTGGCATGTGACTTTCCTCGCCTTGTAAACTCATCTCCAGAAGATTTTGCCTTGATATCTACAGATTTCGACAGAAACAAAAAGCCAACGTACAAAGACCTATTGAGTGGTGTTGAAGGCGTGACTGGGATTTCTATGGTGGTTTTAATggccatctccttcattctagCAACAAGTCACTTTCGAAGAAATGTGGTGAGGCTGCCTGCACCGTTCAACAGATTGACAGGCTTCAATGCATTTTGGTACTCTCATCATCTTCTCGGCCTTGTTTATGTTTTGCTACTTGTTCATGGAACCTGCTTGTTCTTGGCACACCAGTGGAACCAAAAAACG ACATGGATGTACATCTCTGTTCCTTTGCTGCTCTACGTAGCAGAGAGGACTGTGCGAACTTGTAGATCAGAGCATTATTCAGTTAAAGTATTGAAG GTTTCGGTACTGCCAGGAAATGTTTTTAGTTTAATCATGTCGAAGCCTCAGGGATTTAAGTACAAAAGTGGGCAGTACATATTTCTACAATGCCCATTAATCTCCCCATTTGAATG GCATCCATTTTCCATCACTTCAGCACCAGGAGATGACCACCTAAGTGTTCACATTCGGACAGTTGGAGACTGGACGCAAGAATTGAAGCGAATTTTCACTGAGAGCGATTATTTAACATCTATCAGTAGTCGAGCCAGATTTAGTCTGCTTGGGCAAATGGATCAAAGAGG CCAACCCAGAGTGCTTGTTGATGGCCCATATGGGGCTCCAGCACAGGACTACAAAAATTATGACGTCTTGCTCCTAGTTGGACTTGGGATTGGAGCTACTCCTTTCATAAGCATCCTTAGAGACCTTCTACACAATACAAGATTAGAAGAACAACTG GATTCAAACACGGAAACCAGCAGATCAGATGAAAGCCTGAATAGCtttacttcttcaaatttgacaCCGGGTGGAAAGAGGAAGTGGCAGAGGTGTAAAAATGCTCATTTCTACTGGGTTACTAGGGAGCCAGGGTCCTTTGAATGGTTTAAAGGAGTAATGGACGAAGTAGCTGAAATAGATTACAAA GGCCAAATTGAGCTGCACAACTATCTTACCAGTGTTTATGAAGAGTACGATGCGAGGTCAACACTGATCACAATGGTTCAGGCTCTCAACCATGCCAAACATGGGGTCGACATCCTATCTGGAACCCGA GTAAGGACGCACTTTGCTAGGCCTAATTGGAAAGAAGTGTTCACTAAAATAGCGTCAAAGCATCCATATGCAACAGTAG GGGTTTTCTACTGTGGGATGCCAGTTTTGGCCAAGGAGCTGAAGAAACTATCTCGTGAGCTGAGTCACAAGACCTCGACCCGTTTTGAGTTTCACAAGGAgtatttttga
- the LOC108991099 gene encoding 2Fe-2S ferredoxin-like, which yields MVIPKLSRRLGVWILRELSRAKSSPMRAGYVQSPYSQYLQPLTRINTFRGAIFQKHHHFSTTIVDNASKEGSEEKGKISVTFVDKDGEEKQIKVPIGMSMLQAAHENDIELEGACEGSLACSTCHVIVMDMEQYNKLEDPTDEENDMLDLAFGLTETSRLGCQVIAKPELDGIRLAIPAATRNFAVDGFVPKPH from the exons ATGGTCATCCCTAAACTTTCAAGAAGACTTGGTGTTTGGATTCTCAGAGAGCTCTCGAGAG CCAAATCTAGCCCCATGAGAGCGGGATATGTACAAAGTCCTTACAGCCAATATTTGCAACCGCTG ACAAGAATTAACACATTCCGGGGAGCAATATTTCAGAAACATCATCATTTTTCTACCACTATTGTTGACAATGCATCTAAGGAAGGGAGTGAAGAGAAAGGAAA GATATCTGTCACATTTGTTGACAAGGATGGAGAGGAAAAGCAAATAAAGGTCCCCATTGGAATGTCTATGCTACAAGCTGCTCATGAAAACGATATAGAACTTGAAG GAGCATGTGAAGGTTCACTTGCCTGTTCAACGTGTCACGTGATTGTTATG GACATGGAGCAATACAATAAGTTAGAAGACCCTACAGATGAGGAAAATGACATGTTGGATCTTGCCTTTGGGCTTACAGAAAC GTCTCGTTTGGGTTGTCAAGTGATTGCAAAACCTGAACTTGATGGAATTCGATTGGCGATTCCAGCTGCCACACGAAACTTTGCAGTAGATGGTTTTGTTCCAAAACCACACTAG
- the LOC118348717 gene encoding uncharacterized protein LOC118348717, producing MVKLFIWKAANELLPTKKNLFLRKVVKDPFCPMCFKEEESVIHSLWECPATNDVWANDLSGVSKWKREGGDFLALWVRLMGGLDNSKLEEIAVQLRKVWLRRNTVVFEKRLTCPKTLITTSIESLEAFKQANRLTNSNNAVQQRIVAVNKTRWIPPTANFVKVNWDASLDVKEKRMGMEVIIRDEN from the coding sequence ATGGTGAAGTTGTTCATTTGGAAGGCAGCAAATGAGCTACTTCCAACAAAAAAGAACCTTTTCCTGAGAAAGGTAGTTAAGGATCCTTTCTGTCCAATGTGTTTTAAAGAAGAAGAGTCAGTCATACATAGTTTGTGGGAATGTCCAGCAACTAACGATGTTTGGGCAAATGACTTGAGTGGAGTCTCAAAGTGGAAAAGGGAAGGTGGAGATTTTCTGGCTTTGTGGGTGAGGTTGATGGGAGGTTTGGATAACTCTAAACTAGAGGAGATAGCTGTCCAGCTAAGGAAAGTGTGGCTAAGAAGGAACACTGTAGTGTTTGAAAAAAGACTTACATGCCCAAAAACGTTGATAACAACATCCATTGAGTCACTGGAGGCTTTCAAACAAGCTAACAGGTTGACTAATAGTAACAATGCAGTTCAACAGAGGATAGTGGCAGTAAACAAGACTAGGTGGATTCCACCAACAGCAAACTTTGTTAAGGTTAATTGGGATGCATCTTTGGATGTAAAGGAGAAGAGAATGGGAATGGAGGTGATAATCAGAGATGAAAATTGA